The Thunnus thynnus chromosome 1, fThuThy2.1, whole genome shotgun sequence nucleotide sequence CTGTCTgaccaccacacacatacacaagcctGTGGTTATTGGATATTCGGTCGTGGTTTGAGAATAAGCTTCCCCGTCtgtaaaaagacacacagaagaCGAGtgttaacatttttacacaaaaacaagtCATCTGAAGGCTACAGGTCACAACATCGAAAGGATTTGTTAACTCACATCGTCACAGGACATGTTGTATTCTGCTAAAACCGTCCGACAGCGGGCAGCGATACTGAAGGCGTAGAGGTCAAAGATGTTAACCAACAGTAAGTCAGACAAAAAGCGTATCACAGACCTTTCTGAATTAAAGCTGTACAATGTAGCACGAGAAGGGTTCATATGAGCTGAAGTGCAAATGCCAAATTATTTTCTGGACTATTATGTCTGGAAAATATATGCCAAGATATTTACACTACTTCATATGAATTGAAATAAGACAAAAGGATACATTGATGGTGCAACAACTCGTTTGTGTATCCCAGCAAAGAAAAGAGCTATGAGAGTGATGCAGCTGATGGTGAAGAAGGGATGATTCCACAGTGATGAGAAGAAAGAGACCTGCAGAACAAAGAGGAACAAAGCCACAGCAACTGTTACTCATTATGTcgataacaaaacaacaaattacagGAAAAATTTAATTCCGATACCCCCCCCCCATTTGTTTATTCCAATTCCCCCACAGCCCCCAATCACCCACCCTCACGAGAGCTGatggagaaagacaaaaaaagggagaagggaaaaaggaaaaagtctgGTGGTGAGTTGAAGTATGTTATCAAGGGTTGCATGACATCCTGAAGCCATTGAGAGATGGATGGGACTCGATTAGATTTGCACTAGAGTAGAAGATGTTATCATactaataaaaatgtgaaagctAAAGTGTCTGACTGTTTAGAGGTGAATAGACTACAGTCCTGAGGGCAACACTTTCACTTTTACAGTACTTATTTATAG carries:
- the cnep1r1 gene encoding nuclear envelope phosphatase-regulatory subunit 1; its protein translation is MNSLEQAEDLKAFERRLTEYVSCLQPATGRWRMILIVVSVCTATGAWNWLIDPDTQKVSFFSSLWNHPFFTISCITLIALFFAGIHKRVVAPSIIAARCRTVLAEYNMSCDDTGKLILKPRPNIQ